The genomic DNA ACGGCAGCGCCGATTTTCCCGCCTGCGTTTCGGTCACCGGAATGTTGTGCGCCTCGGCAAAACTGGCCAGCGCCTCGGTCGCGCCGCTGTAATGCACCCCGCCCCCGGCCACGATCACCGGGCGCTTCGCGGCGCGGATCAGCTCCGCAATATCGGCCAGTTCCCCCTCGTCGGGGCGGATCCGGCGCTGCCGCCAAACCTGCGGCTCAAAGAAGCTCACCGGGTAGTCATAGGCCTCGGCTTGCACATCCTGGCAGAACGACAGGCACACCGGGCCGCATTCCGCCGGGTCGGTCATGATGCGGAAGGCCCTTGGCAGGGCGGTCAGCAACTGCTCGGGCCGCATGATGCGGTCAAAATAGCGGGTCACCGGCTTGAAGGCGTCATTCACGGTCACAGTGCCGTCGCCCCAGTCTTCAACCTGTTGCAGCACCGGGTCGGGGCCACGGTCGGCGAACACATCGCCGGGGATCAGCAACACCGGCAGGCGGTTCACATGGGCCAGCGCCGCCGCTGTCACCATGTTGGCCGCACCGGGGCCGATGGAGGAGGTCACCGCCATGGCCTTGCGCCGCCCCAACTGCTTTGCGTAGGCGATGGCAGCATGGGCCATGGTCTGCTCGTTGTGGCCGCGCCATGTCGGGAAGGCGTCCTTGGCGGCATGCAGCGCCTCGCCAATGCCGGCCACGTTGCCGTGCCCGAAGATCGCCCAGCACCCTTCGATGAACCGTTCGCCATCGTCATTCTGCTGCGCCGCGATATAGCGCACCATGGCTTGCGCGGCTGTCAGTCGGATTGTCTTGCTCATTGCATCACTCCGAGTTCAGGCGGGCATCGGCCCGCGCCTTGTCCCAAATTTTACACAGGCGGGTGTAGTTCGTGGTCATCTCTTCGATGGCCTCACCATCGGTGATGCTGCCCGCCAGCCAAGCCCGCGCCGCATCACCAAAGATCGTGCGCCCCACCGCAAACCCCTTCACCAGAGGCTGCTTGGCTGCCAGCTCAAAGCTCGCCGCCAATTCCGCTTCGGGCGCGTCCAAGCCAAGCACCACGATACCCCGGGTGTTCGGGTCGTTCCGCTCGATGGCCTGCACGGCGTTGTGCCATGCGGCTTCGGTCTTGAACGGCTCCAGCTTCCACCAATCGGGGTAAACACCCACATCATAGAACCACTGAATGAGGGTTGCCGATGTTTCGTCATCCACCGGGCCAACCTTCGACGGGATGATTTCCAGCAAAAATTCCAGCCCGTTGCGCCTTGCAGCGGTGAACAGGCGCTTCACGCGCGTAAGGTGTTTTTCCTTCATCTCGGCATCATCATCCGGATGCACAAAGACCAGAAGTTTCACCACGTTCTCCCGCGCCCACTCGCGCAGACGGCCCAGGTCTTCGCCCAGTTCCGGCTCAAACTCGATGGGCCGCGACCCCGGCAGCTCGGTTGGCCGGCCAATCCACAACCCGGAGCCGGTGGCCTTGTGCAGCGCAGAGCGCCCGATGCGGTTGTCGCACAAAATGCCAAAGCCCGGTTGCCCGTCCTGCACCTTCAGCGCCGCCTCAAGGCACAGCTCCTTGAAGGCCGAGCCCTTGTCGAGCGTGTAGCCTTCCATCTCTTCCAACTGCAGCCGGTGATCGAAGGCAAAGGTCTTGACCGACGACCAGTCGCCATGCCGGTTGGTGGCCCAATGCACCTGCTCCAGCTGCACATCATTGCGCAGGTCAGGCCGCTTGATCCCGCGCTCAAAGAAAAACTGAAGCTCTTCCCAGCTCGGATAGGCCGGGGTGCAACCGTGGCGGCTCACCGCGAAAGCGCCGCAGGCGTTGGCGTATTTCAGCGCTGTCGGCCAATCTTCACCATCCAGCCAGCCCTTCAGCAGGCCAGACATGAAGCCATCACCCGCCCCAAGCACGTTGAACACTTCAATCGGAAAGCCGGGGCCCGCTTCGCCGTCATCAAGGCTGTTCGGCACCTCGCCGGTAAAGGCCACAGCGCCCGCCGCGCCGCGCTTGCACACCAGCGTGGCCTTGGACACCGCGCGCACCGCCCGCAGCGCCTCGATCGTATCGGTCGAGCCGCCCGCGATATGGAATTCTTCTTCGGTGCCGACGATCAGGTCAAACAGGTGCAGGCTCGTCTGCAACTTCGCCGTCACCGCCTCGCTCTCCACAAAGCGGCTCTCGCCGTCGCCATGCCCGGCCACGCCCCAGAGGTTCGGGCGATAGTCGATATCAAGCGCGGTCTGCCGCCCGGCCTCCCGGGCAATCTCCAGCGCCTTGATCGTCGCCGCCTCCACCTGCGGGTGGCTCAAATGCGTGCCGGTCGCCACAACGGCCCGGGCGCGCTTGATGAACTCCGGGTCGATGTCATCGACGGTCAGCCCCATGTCGGCGCAGTTCTCGCGGTAGAAGATCAGCGGAAACTGCTCTTGGTCGCGGATGCCCAGAAGCACCAGTGCCGTCAGCCGGTCCGGGTCCGTCTTCACCCCATCTGTGTTGACGCCCTCACGCTCCAACTGCTCGCGGATGAAGCGGCCCATGTGCTCGTCGCCCACGCCGGTGATGACCGCCGATTTCAGGCCAAGCCGCGCGGTGCCGCAGGCGATGTTGGTGGGGGAGCCGCCGATATACTTGTCGAACGAGCCCATATCCTCCAGCCGCCCGCCAATCTGGGCTCCATAGAGATCCACCGAGGATCGGCCAATCGTGATAAGATCGAGTTTCGACATGGCAGCGCCTATCAGTTTAGTTGTTCACATCGTGGGGCTGGCCGAATTGCTTCCGCCAGCCCCTACACCGTTCACGACTACAGGGAGGCACGTGAACGGTGTTGCTGGTTCCGTCTCAGATGGTCCCGCCCAGCGAGCCTTCCAGCTGGGCAAGTTCCTGACCACCGGCCATGAGATCCTGCAGTTCTTCCGGGCTGATCTCACCACGTTTCGCCGTGCCGAGGGTCTTGCCCCGGTTAAGCACGGTAAACCTGTCGCCCACCGCCAGCGCGTGCCGGACGTTGTGGCTGATGAAGACCACACCCACACCCTGCGAGCGCACCTTGTCGATGGTCGCCAGCACGTTGGAGGTTTGCCGCACGCCAAGCGCCGAGGTCGGCTCATCGAGGATCAACACCTTGGCCCCGAAAAACACCGCGCGGGCAATGGCAACCGTTTGCCGTTCACCGCCCGACAGGGTGCCAACCGCCTGATCCGGTCCGCGCAGGTTGATACCCATCTTGCGCATCTCGGTCATGGTGATCTCGTTGGCCTTGTCCACGTCAAACCGCTTGGTCGGCCCGCGCCCCTTCGTCGGCTCGCGCCCCATGAAGAAGTTGCGTGCCACCGACATCAGCGGGATCATTGCGAGATCCTGAAACACGGTGGCAATACCGGCCTCCATTGAATCCCGCGGCGTGGAAAAGCTCATCGGCTTGCCTTCGAACAGGATTTCCCCGTGCGTTGGCTGGTGCACGCCCGACATCGTCTTGATGAAGGTCGATTTGCCGGCGCCGTTGTCGCCCAGAAGGCAGTGGCACTCACCGGGGCGGATATCAAAGCTGACACCGGCCAATGCGATGATGTTGCCAAAGTGCTTCTGGATGTCCTTCATCTGGACAATCGGAGCCTTGCTGTCGTCCACATCGCCGTGGTGGAATTTGCTGTCATCGGTCATATCAACGCTCCCCCGTAACGCGCTTGCGAATGGCATTGTTGAAGAGAACCGCGATCAGCAGCATGCCGCCCAGGAACACCTGGAACCAATCCTGATCGAAGTTGGTGTAGGTGAGGCCGATAACCACCATCCCGAAGATGATGGAGCCGAAGAACGCCCCGATCGCAGAGCCGTAGCCCCCGGTCAGAAGGCAGCCCCCGATCACCGCAGCGATGATGGCTTCAAATTCCTTCTGGAAGCCGCGCCGCGCATCGGTCGAACCCGCGTCGATCACCGTGATGATGGCAACAAGGGCAGCGCAACAGGCGGTGACCATGAACAGGGAAATCTTGATCCTGTTGACGGGCACACCGGAGTTGGAAGCGGCCGTGGAGTCGCCACCAGCAGCAAAGATCCAGTTGCCCGCCGGGGTGCGCAAGAGGATGTAGGTCGCAACCAGAGCCAGCGCGATGAACCAAAGGATCTCTACCGGAATGCCGGTCACCTTGGGTGTGCCGTTCTTGAAGGTCTCGACCATGCCCATTTCAGCCAGCCAGGCGAACAGACCCGGAAACGCATCACCAGAAAAGAGCGGCGCCAGCCAGTCGTTCTCGGTGGCGTCACGGATGCCGCGAAGCTGGGTAGAGCCGCCAGAGGCCCATTTCAGGCCAACAAGCGAAAGGCCGCGAAGGATGAAGAGGAAGGCCAGCGTCACGATGAACGACGGCAGCCCGGAGCGG from Oceanicola sp. D3 includes the following:
- the iolC gene encoding 5-dehydro-2-deoxygluconokinase codes for the protein MSKLDLITIGRSSVDLYGAQIGGRLEDMGSFDKYIGGSPTNIACGTARLGLKSAVITGVGDEHMGRFIREQLEREGVNTDGVKTDPDRLTALVLLGIRDQEQFPLIFYRENCADMGLTVDDIDPEFIKRARAVVATGTHLSHPQVEAATIKALEIAREAGRQTALDIDYRPNLWGVAGHGDGESRFVESEAVTAKLQTSLHLFDLIVGTEEEFHIAGGSTDTIEALRAVRAVSKATLVCKRGAAGAVAFTGEVPNSLDDGEAGPGFPIEVFNVLGAGDGFMSGLLKGWLDGEDWPTALKYANACGAFAVSRHGCTPAYPSWEELQFFFERGIKRPDLRNDVQLEQVHWATNRHGDWSSVKTFAFDHRLQLEEMEGYTLDKGSAFKELCLEAALKVQDGQPGFGILCDNRIGRSALHKATGSGLWIGRPTELPGSRPIEFEPELGEDLGRLREWARENVVKLLVFVHPDDDAEMKEKHLTRVKRLFTAARRNGLEFLLEIIPSKVGPVDDETSATLIQWFYDVGVYPDWWKLEPFKTEAAWHNAVQAIERNDPNTRGIVVLGLDAPEAELAASFELAAKQPLVKGFAVGRTIFGDAARAWLAGSITDGEAIEEMTTNYTRLCKIWDKARADARLNSE
- a CDS encoding ATP-binding cassette domain-containing protein — encoded protein: MTDDSKFHHGDVDDSKAPIVQMKDIQKHFGNIIALAGVSFDIRPGECHCLLGDNGAGKSTFIKTMSGVHQPTHGEILFEGKPMSFSTPRDSMEAGIATVFQDLAMIPLMSVARNFFMGREPTKGRGPTKRFDVDKANEITMTEMRKMGINLRGPDQAVGTLSGGERQTVAIARAVFFGAKVLILDEPTSALGVRQTSNVLATIDKVRSQGVGVVFISHNVRHALAVGDRFTVLNRGKTLGTAKRGEISPEELQDLMAGGQELAQLEGSLGGTI
- a CDS encoding ABC transporter permease — translated: MSDTTPNPTTDERIKAESLISRLMKRPELGAIAGVVLVAIFFLITADSAMFTTSGIINFLTPAAQLGILAIGAAMLMIGGEFDLSIGSMVAFAGLFFGVCIMVWGLPLIVAIPLTFVFSAGVGAINGVIVIRSGLPSFIVTLAFLFILRGLSLVGLKWASGGSTQLRGIRDATENDWLAPLFSGDAFPGLFAWLAEMGMVETFKNGTPKVTGIPVEILWFIALALVATYILLRTPAGNWIFAAGGDSTAASNSGVPVNRIKISLFMVTACCAALVAIITVIDAGSTDARRGFQKEFEAIIAAVIGGCLLTGGYGSAIGAFFGSIIFGMVVIGLTYTNFDQDWFQVFLGGMLLIAVLFNNAIRKRVTGER